The genome window AGTGGGGCGGAGTTTTTGTATTTTGCCGACGAGGATCACGTCCCCTACGGCACAAAAAGTAGGGCCGAGATCGTGCGGCTGAGCCTCGATGCGGTCGGGTTTCTGGTCTCGCGCGGTGCGGACGGGGTCGTCGTCGCTTGCAACACCGCTACAAGCGCGGCTATCTCGGAGCTTCGCGGCGCATTTAGCGTGCCGGTCATCGGCATGGAGCCCGCCGTCAAGCTCGCTGCGGACAGCTTCGGCGCGCGCCCGACGCTGCTCATCGCTACGCCGCTAACGATCGCAGGCGAGAAGCTTGCGCGCCTCGTTGGGCGGCTGGAGTGCGAGACGTGGAGCTTGCCGCTGCCACGCCTCGTGGAGTTTGCGCAGGATTTGGAGTTTGGCTCGCCCGCAGTTCGGACCTATCTGCGTGAGGAACTGGCTAAATTTGAGCTTGAGCGCCTCGGTTCGCTCGTGCTAGGATGTACGCATTTTAATTATTTCAAGGACGTTTTGCGCGAAATTTTGCCTCCGCACGTGCGCATCGTCGACGGCATAGACGGCACGCTAAACCGCCTTGCAAGCGAGCTGGGCGGAGGGCTAAAGCTTGCGCACGGCGAGGATTTGCCCTCGCAGGTGGCTAAATTTGACGCTAAGGACGGCATAAAATTTGATACGAATTCATCTACGCAAGTCAGTAAATTTAAAGCGGAAGGACGAGGCGCGGACGGCTATGCAAAATTTAACGCAAATTCGCAAACGGGCGAACTTGATGCCCGCGAGCGCGACGGCAGGCTGGCAGGCGATGTGCACGCCGTAGAGCAGTGCGGCGAAGACAAACGCCGCATGTTACCGCGCGCTGTAGATGCGAATTTGCAGCTCAAGCTTTATTCTCGAGGTGGCGCGGACTTGTCCTTGGAATTTGAGCCGAGAGGCAATGAAATGGACATTCCGCGAGTGAATTATCCAAACGGCAACAGCGTGGAGTATTTTTACTCGGGCAGGGCGCTAGATGCGGCGCAGCTACGCAAGGTGGAACTGTTTTTAAAGCGGCTTGATGCGATGCGGGAGATTAACTAACGCCGTACTCGCTGCGCGTCGCTTTGCGTAAGTAAAAAGCGCGATAAACAAGCAGGCTTGCGCGCAAATTTAATGCTGGCGGCGATGTAAATTCGGCGTCACGAACTACTCAAATTTCCGGCGAAACAGCTAGCCCAAAATCCATAAAAACCAAGTGCAGTTAAATTTGCCGCCTTTAAAGCAAATCAAAAAACTGCATTTTAGCGGCAAATTTAAAATCTAATCGTTCAAATTTAGCATTCGGCGGATTTTATGGCTCGTCCGTCCGCCTTGCAAAATATATTTAAACGCCCGCACGGCCGCGCCTCAAACAGCTGGCCGCAAGCGTTTAAAAAGAGCCGTTATGCTAGCTAAATTTTACTTTTTGGCTTGCAGATACACCGGCTCGAGCTTGGCTGCGACCTCGCGCAGATCGGCGATGCGGCTCTGGCTAGACGGGTGGGTGCTTAGTATCTCAGGCACGTTACCGCCGCTTTTTTGCGACATTTTGACCCAGACGTTCACCGCCTCTTTAGGATCGTAGCCCGCCCGCGCCATCAGCTCCGTGCCGATGTGGTCGGCCTCGCGTTCGTGCGAGCGAGAAAACGGCAACGAGATGGTGTACTGCGCGGCCATGTTCATGGCGCCGGTAGCTAGATCGCCTAGTCCCGCAGCCTGCGAAACGGCGAAAATGCCGACGTTTTTGAGCATATCCGTGCTGGCCTGCTCGCGGCTATGTTCGCGCAGCGCGTGCGCGATCTCGTGTCCCATGACTGCGGCTAGCTCGCCGTTTGTGAGCGAGAGATTTTTGATGATGCCGCTATAAACGACGATGCGGCCGCCAGGCATACACCACGCGTTTATCGTGTTTTCGTCGATCACGTTTACTTCCCATTTCCACTTGAGCGCATCCTCTCTAAATGCTCCGACCTGCGCGATCAGGCGTTTAGCGACGTCTTGCACTCTTTTTGTCATCACGGGATCGATGTTTAGCGCGCCTTTTTTGCGTGCGCCGCTTAGCGTCTCTACGTAGGCTTTGGCTGCGGCTTCGTTCATCTCCTGCTCGCCCACCAAAAACATCTGGCGTCTGTTTTCGCCAAGCGCTCCGCCGCTAGTGGAGCTGGTGAAGCAGCCAGTCAGCATCGTCGCGGTAAATACGGCGAGTAAAATAATTTTTCTTATCGTCATTTTTCATCCTTTGCGAGATTTTGGCGATTATACCTCTAAAACGGCTATAAATTCGTAAATAGCCGTTTAAATTTGGCTTAACGGCGTCAAATTTGTAAAGAAACGGCGGGTAAATTTGCGTCTTGGAAATTTGACGGCGTAAATTGTTCCGTTTGGGCGGGCTTAAACGGATCCGCATTTTGAGCATTTGGGTCAAATTCGGCAAATTTTAGCGGCTCGGTTTTGTCGGCTCGGACGCGGCTCACAAGCTCAAATTTGATCGCCGCCCGCAAGGCGTCAAATTTAAAAAAAACCGCGAGTTCGTTAAATTTGCCGAATTTGCAACCGAGCGAGCCGTCAAATTTGCGTCCGAAACGCTAAATTTGAGCCGCCGACGAAGCATGAAGGTTTTTACATGCTAAATTCCATTAGCTTTAAATATATCGCAAAGGCTGCGATCGTGATCGCCCAATAGGCGAATATATCAAGCCCCAGGCCCTCGTTATTCTCATTTTTTGTGCCTTTGTAGCCTATGTTAGTTTCAAATTCTTTCAAACGCTTGTGGATGGAGCGTAGCTCGGTGATGGTCGTCCAGTTTTTTATAAATATCGACAAGCTAGCGCGCACCTGAGAAAAGGCGTTTACGACTTGCATCATCACGCCTAGGGTTATCGCGCCCGTTAGTACGCTAGGGCCTAGGGCTATGAGCGGAACGATGATCATGGCTTGGCTAAAGCTGTATTTCCAAACGTCGAAATATCCGTAGTGCAAAAAGAGCCTGCCGAAGTTAAATCTTATTTTTTGAAAAAGCTCTTCCAGCTTGCGCGTATCGCCGTAGTTTTGCTTGTCGTCCTCGGCGTAGACGAGCTCTTTTCTAAATGCGGCTTCTACTTTTTGGTTGTTGTACTCAAGACCGGGCAGCTTTATGCCCACAAACCACGAGATGATGAGACCGCCCGCGCTAGTAGCCACCGCGATCCACACGAGCGAGCCGGCTACGTCCTCCATAAACGGCACCTTTACCTTCGCGCTAAGCACCCAAAGGATGGGCACGAAGGCCACTAGCGTCATAACCGCATCCACCACCGTAGTGCCCAGATCCTCGACGATCTTAGCAAAACGGTAGATATCCTCTTGGATACGTTGCGAGCTGCCTTCGATATCTTTTGGCGTCTTTTTCC of Campylobacter showae contains these proteins:
- the murI gene encoding glutamate racemase, which encodes MKIAFFDSGIGGLSVLAEALRRFSGAEFLYFADEDHVPYGTKSRAEIVRLSLDAVGFLVSRGADGVVVACNTATSAAISELRGAFSVPVIGMEPAVKLAADSFGARPTLLIATPLTIAGEKLARLVGRLECETWSLPLPRLVEFAQDLEFGSPAVRTYLREELAKFELERLGSLVLGCTHFNYFKDVLREILPPHVRIVDGIDGTLNRLASELGGGLKLAHGEDLPSQVAKFDAKDGIKFDTNSSTQVSKFKAEGRGADGYAKFNANSQTGELDARERDGRLAGDVHAVEQCGEDKRRMLPRAVDANLQLKLYSRGGADLSLEFEPRGNEMDIPRVNYPNGNSVEYFYSGRALDAAQLRKVELFLKRLDAMREIN
- a CDS encoding M48 family metallopeptidase; this translates as MTIRKIILLAVFTATMLTGCFTSSTSGGALGENRRQMFLVGEQEMNEAAAKAYVETLSGARKKGALNIDPVMTKRVQDVAKRLIAQVGAFREDALKWKWEVNVIDENTINAWCMPGGRIVVYSGIIKNLSLTNGELAAVMGHEIAHALREHSREQASTDMLKNVGIFAVSQAAGLGDLATGAMNMAAQYTISLPFSRSHEREADHIGTELMARAGYDPKEAVNVWVKMSQKSGGNVPEILSTHPSSQSRIADLREVAAKLEPVYLQAKK
- a CDS encoding putative transporter, coding for MFSSFFASKKWVQWAHLGVILILALTYAQVQLTVAINEWYKGFYDILQDVKNHTVGDFWTAIEIFAALAFPFVLLGTAISYFTRVWTLRWREAMTFSYIDYWKKTPKDIEGSSQRIQEDIYRFAKIVEDLGTTVVDAVMTLVAFVPILWVLSAKVKVPFMEDVAGSLVWIAVATSAGGLIISWFVGIKLPGLEYNNQKVEAAFRKELVYAEDDKQNYGDTRKLEELFQKIRFNFGRLFLHYGYFDVWKYSFSQAMIIVPLIALGPSVLTGAITLGVMMQVVNAFSQVRASLSIFIKNWTTITELRSIHKRLKEFETNIGYKGTKNENNEGLGLDIFAYWAITIAAFAIYLKLMEFSM